A part of Paenibacillus sp. sptzw28 genomic DNA contains:
- a CDS encoding succinate dehydrogenase cytochrome b558 subunit, translating to MKGNSYLSRKIHSLLGVIPLSLFIVEHGLTNYSAYEGGPQGFKDSVQFLNSLPLVFFLELFGIWLPLLFHGVYGLYIAYQSNSNTGRFQYGRNWAFTLQRISGVITFIFVFWHLYQTRFQVMIGHVTHEELGGVMNGIANNGLFFVLYVIGVIAAVFHFSNGMWSFLVSWGITVGPRAQRISSYIWMVVFVIVTALFLMSLVAFRGDEFREAASAAVQAANLV from the coding sequence ATGAAAGGAAATTCCTATTTATCGCGTAAGATCCACTCCCTGCTCGGAGTGATTCCGCTCAGCTTGTTCATCGTTGAGCATGGTCTCACAAACTACTCAGCATACGAGGGTGGTCCTCAGGGGTTCAAGGATAGCGTCCAATTTTTGAACAGTCTTCCGCTCGTCTTTTTCCTGGAGCTGTTCGGCATTTGGCTGCCGCTGCTGTTTCATGGCGTATACGGCCTTTATATCGCGTACCAATCCAACTCGAATACAGGGCGATTCCAATACGGCCGCAACTGGGCGTTCACACTTCAGCGGATTTCGGGTGTCATTACCTTTATCTTCGTCTTCTGGCATCTATACCAGACTCGCTTTCAGGTTATGATCGGACACGTAACGCATGAAGAGCTTGGCGGGGTAATGAACGGGATCGCCAACAACGGGTTATTCTTCGTTCTTTATGTAATCGGTGTTATTGCAGCGGTGTTCCACTTCAGCAACGGCATGTGGTCGTTTCTTGTCAGCTGGGGCATTACAGTCGGCCCGCGTGCGCAGCGTATCTCCTCCTATATTTGGATGGTAGTATTCGTGATCGTAACGGCGCTGTTCCTGATGTCGCTTGTGGCGTTCCGCGGCGATGAGTTTAGAGAAGCGGCATCGGCTGCAGTGCAAGCGGCAAATCTCGTATAA